One genomic region from Balaenoptera acutorostrata chromosome 1, mBalAcu1.1, whole genome shotgun sequence encodes:
- the MYOCOS gene encoding myocilin opposite strand protein, with protein sequence MAEKGSVGNSINLPYRDLASEVTRRRITMTMREERFTKKSDETGEIPSDMDLGQARPPSTAGSEVPPAPPPSPTEDSKVSFLST encoded by the exons ATGGCAGAGAAAGGCTCCGTGGGCAACAGCATTAACCTCCCCTACAGAGACCTGGCCTCCGAGGTGACCAGGCGCCGAATCACCATGACCATGAG AGAAGAGAGATTTACCAAGAAAAGTGATGAAACCGGGGAGATACCCTCAGATATGGATTTGGGACAAGCTCGTCCTCCTAGTACAGCTGGCTCCGAAgtacccccagccccacctccttctCCAACTGAAGACTCCAAAGTTTCCTTCTTAAGCACCTAA